A single Spartinivicinus ruber DNA region contains:
- a CDS encoding type II toxin-antitoxin system Phd/YefM family antitoxin — MDTISYSAFRSKLAGTLDKVNDDHTPVLITRQNGKPAVLMSLEDFKSYEATAYLMASQRNAERLNQAIAQVEDGKTVERGLIEE; from the coding sequence ATGGACACAATCAGTTATTCAGCCTTCAGAAGTAAGCTAGCTGGGACTTTAGACAAGGTTAACGATGACCATACGCCTGTCTTGATTACCCGCCAGAATGGCAAACCGGCTGTCTTGATGTCTCTGGAAGACTTCAAATCTTATGAAGCCACAGCTTACCTTATGGCTAGCCAACGTAATGCAGAGCGCTTGAATCAAGCCATTGCTCAAGTTGAAGATGGTAAAACGGTTGAGCGTGGATTGATTGAAGAATGA
- a CDS encoding Txe/YoeB family addiction module toxin, giving the protein MILSWAELAWEDYLYWQQTDKKTLKRINTLIKDIKHQPFDGLGDPEPLKHNWSGYWSRRIDREHRLVYKVTDTAIIVVQCRYHY; this is encoded by the coding sequence ATGATTCTATCTTGGGCAGAACTGGCTTGGGAGGATTATCTATATTGGCAGCAAACAGATAAAAAAACGCTCAAGCGGATTAATACTCTCATTAAAGATATAAAGCACCAGCCGTTCGATGGCTTAGGCGACCCAGAACCACTAAAACATAACTGGTCTGGCTACTGGTCTCGGCGGATCGATAGAGAGCACCGCCTAGTATACAAGGTAACAGACACAGCTATTATTGTTGTTCAGTGTCGTTATCATTACTAA